In the Anastrepha obliqua isolate idAnaObli1 chromosome 1, idAnaObli1_1.0, whole genome shotgun sequence genome, one interval contains:
- the LOC129235880 gene encoding uncharacterized protein LOC129235880 yields the protein MVTDENRNVRKIGVQMILKARDTTSTAKNSVRSFILPKLNFNATNYYEMIDWSSTILSPPPVLRNVLNADLLSSIDNQPSISQWNLSSFPCHTQAVERTVKLVTEASNKFA from the exons ATGGTCACAGATGAAAATCGGAATGTACGTAAGATTGGGGTACAAATGATTTTAAAAGCCAGAGATACAACTTCTACTGCGAAGAATTCGGTGCGCTCATTCATTTTGCCAAAACTGAACTTTAATGCCACTAATTACTATGAAATGATCGACTGGTCTTCTACAATACTATCACCTCCTCCAGTACTAAGAAATGTCTTAAATGCAGATCTGTTATCTTCCATTGATAACCAACCATCTATCTCTCAATGGAACTTGTCAAGCTTTCCATGCCACACTCAAGCGGTAGAGCGAACTGTTAAGCTTGTCACTGAAGCGTCGAACAAG TTTGCCTAA